Proteins encoded together in one Pantoea sp. CCBC3-3-1 window:
- the dusC gene encoding tRNA dihydrouridine(16) synthase DusC, protein MRVLLAPMEGVLDSLVRELLTEVNDYDLCITEFLRVVDQLLPAKSFYRLCPELLHASRTPSGTLVRIQLLGQYPEWLAENAARAVELGSWGVDLNCGCPSKTVNGSGGGATLLKDPELIYRGAKAMREAVPDHLPVTVKVRLGWESDAKQFEIADAVQQAGASELVVHGRTKEDGYKAERINWEAIGEIRQRLTIPVIANGEIWDWESAQACMQVTGCDSVMIGRGALNVPNLSRVIKYHEPRMPWPQVVTLLHKYVQLEKQGDTGLYHVARIKQWLGYLRKEYREATELFSHIRALKTSGEIARFIDSYSMCTAQAQDV, encoded by the coding sequence ATGCGCGTTTTACTTGCCCCGATGGAGGGCGTGCTGGACTCACTGGTGCGCGAACTGCTCACCGAAGTCAATGACTACGATCTCTGCATCACCGAATTTCTGCGTGTTGTCGATCAGCTTTTGCCGGCCAAATCTTTCTATCGCCTGTGCCCTGAACTCCTTCATGCCAGCCGCACGCCTTCTGGTACGCTGGTTCGTATTCAGCTGTTAGGGCAGTATCCCGAATGGCTGGCCGAAAACGCAGCCCGCGCAGTTGAGCTGGGTTCCTGGGGCGTCGATCTGAACTGCGGTTGCCCCTCCAAAACCGTTAACGGCAGCGGCGGCGGCGCAACCTTACTAAAAGATCCCGAACTGATTTACCGTGGCGCAAAAGCCATGCGCGAAGCGGTGCCCGACCATTTACCAGTGACGGTGAAAGTGCGGCTGGGATGGGAATCTGACGCAAAGCAGTTTGAAATTGCCGATGCCGTGCAGCAGGCGGGGGCGAGCGAACTGGTGGTTCATGGTCGTACTAAAGAAGACGGGTATAAAGCCGAACGCATTAACTGGGAAGCGATTGGCGAAATCCGCCAGCGGCTGACGATCCCTGTCATTGCCAACGGCGAGATCTGGGACTGGGAAAGCGCTCAGGCGTGCATGCAGGTTACCGGCTGTGACTCGGTAATGATTGGCCGCGGCGCGCTAAATGTGCCAAATCTCAGCCGCGTGATTAAATATCATGAGCCGCGCATGCCCTGGCCGCAGGTGGTGACGCTACTGCACAAGTACGTTCAGCTGGAAAAACAAGGGGATACTGGTTTATACCACGTCGCCAGGATAAAACAGTGGCTGGGCTATCTGCGCAAGGAATACCGTGAGGCAACCGAATTGTTCAGCCATATTCGCGCGCTGAAAACCTCAGGCGAGATCGCGCGCTTTATTGACAGCTACAGCATGTGTACGGCACAGGCGCAGGACGTTTAG
- the clsB gene encoding cardiolipin synthase ClsB — protein sequence MKTEWRDGNRLRLLANGEQYFPRVFGAIQRATESVMLETFILFEDDVGKELQKVILEAANRGVKVEMLLDGYGSNNLSGEFIRSLTAAGVRFVFYDPRPLVLGVRTNVFRRMHRKIVVCDGEIAFVGGINFSAEHNSSYGPEAKQDYAVEVKGPVVQDITLYVQQAINSKGLNRRWWNNHRSRVARNHAPGDAQILFVWRDNDQHTDDIEQNYLDMLREAKEEVIIANAYFFPGYRVLREMRSAAQRGVSVKLIVQGKPDMPIVKVGAELLYNYLVDGGVEIYEYIRRPLHAKIAVQDNFWSTVGSSNLDPLSLSLNLEANLMIHDHTFNKVIRGELIRLMSQDCERVDESRLPKQNWWQFGKSVVVFHFLRHFPAIAGWLPAHTPKLAQVPPPVQPEIETQDRVESDSEKERANP from the coding sequence ATGAAAACGGAATGGCGTGATGGCAACCGTCTGCGTTTGCTGGCCAATGGCGAGCAATATTTTCCGCGCGTTTTTGGCGCCATACAGCGGGCAACCGAAAGTGTGATGCTCGAAACGTTTATCCTTTTTGAAGACGATGTGGGTAAAGAATTGCAAAAAGTGATTCTTGAAGCGGCCAATCGGGGTGTTAAGGTTGAAATGCTGCTTGATGGCTACGGATCAAATAACCTTTCAGGTGAATTTATCCGCAGCCTGACCGCTGCCGGCGTGCGCTTTGTCTTTTACGATCCACGTCCGCTGGTGTTAGGCGTACGAACAAATGTCTTCCGCCGTATGCATCGCAAAATTGTGGTTTGTGATGGCGAAATTGCTTTTGTCGGAGGGATTAATTTCTCCGCTGAACATAATTCCAGCTATGGCCCGGAAGCCAAGCAGGATTATGCCGTCGAGGTCAAAGGACCCGTGGTGCAGGATATTACGCTCTACGTACAGCAGGCGATCAACAGCAAAGGATTGAACCGACGCTGGTGGAATAATCACCGAAGCCGCGTGGCGCGCAATCATGCGCCGGGCGATGCGCAAATCCTGTTTGTCTGGCGGGATAACGATCAGCATACGGATGATATTGAACAAAATTATCTGGATATGCTGCGGGAAGCGAAAGAAGAAGTGATCATTGCCAACGCCTATTTTTTCCCGGGCTATCGCGTACTGCGAGAGATGCGTTCCGCGGCCCAACGTGGCGTGTCGGTAAAACTGATTGTTCAGGGCAAACCTGATATGCCAATTGTTAAAGTGGGCGCCGAGCTGCTTTATAATTATCTGGTGGATGGTGGCGTGGAGATTTACGAATACATTCGTCGCCCTCTTCACGCCAAAATTGCCGTACAGGATAATTTCTGGTCGACGGTTGGCTCCAGCAATTTGGATCCCCTGAGCCTGTCACTGAATCTTGAGGCCAACCTGATGATCCACGATCACACCTTTAATAAGGTGATTCGTGGCGAGCTGATCCGCCTGATGTCGCAGGATTGCGAACGCGTTGATGAAAGCAGGCTCCCGAAACAGAACTGGTGGCAGTTCGGTAAAAGCGTGGTGGTCTTCCACTTCCTGCGTCACTTCCCTGCTATCGCCGGCTGGCTGCCTGCCCACACGCCAAAACTGGCGCAGGTTCCGCCTCCGGTGCAGCCCGAAATAGAAACGCAGGATCGCGTCGAGTCAGATTCCGAAAAAGAGAGGGCTAATCCCTGA
- a CDS encoding DUF481 domain-containing protein, with translation MKNGDRISGTVRSLSDGKLVMDTRYGGTLSLNWTAVSTLSSEKAIDVRNGNGKQVFKAQLEAADPGYIVVRRGADEQRVQVGKFEEFMKPKPKTDALTWTGNIDAGISLKKASTHTQDSHFSYNNKINIGKWRNDFGGTYTREKEDDTMNTENYSLRYALDYKFREQFFWQGRASYKRDWVEDLSEQSLAGTGPGYQFWDNELGSFSLALLGGAFSYGYSDGSSDNHFGASVRWDYQRYLKGRTVTLFSHGDVGHSLDEAGIFTMDAEVGLRYQLTSWSSLNVSYGHSLVSGTRDTLNERNFTTGLGVKW, from the coding sequence ATGAAAAATGGCGATCGAATCAGCGGGACAGTACGCTCACTCAGTGATGGAAAGCTGGTGATGGATACCCGCTATGGCGGCACGCTTTCTCTTAACTGGACAGCGGTCAGTACGCTCTCCAGCGAAAAAGCTATCGATGTGCGAAATGGCAACGGGAAACAGGTATTTAAAGCGCAGCTGGAAGCCGCGGATCCGGGCTATATCGTGGTGCGACGCGGCGCAGATGAGCAAAGGGTGCAGGTTGGCAAATTTGAAGAGTTTATGAAGCCTAAGCCCAAAACGGATGCGCTGACCTGGACCGGCAATATTGATGCGGGCATCAGCCTGAAAAAGGCCTCGACCCATACCCAGGATTCCCATTTTTCTTACAATAACAAAATCAATATTGGTAAATGGCGTAACGATTTTGGCGGCACTTATACCCGCGAAAAAGAAGACGACACCATGAATACCGAAAACTACAGTTTGCGTTACGCGCTGGATTATAAATTTCGCGAACAGTTTTTCTGGCAGGGACGAGCCAGCTACAAGCGTGACTGGGTAGAAGATTTGTCGGAACAGTCGCTGGCTGGCACCGGCCCGGGCTATCAGTTTTGGGATAACGAGCTGGGCTCGTTTTCGCTGGCGCTGCTGGGCGGCGCATTCAGCTATGGTTACAGCGATGGCAGCTCAGATAACCATTTTGGCGCTTCGGTGCGTTGGGATTATCAGCGCTATCTGAAGGGCAGAACCGTCACGCTATTTAGCCACGGTGATGTCGGCCATTCGCTGGACGAAGCCGGCATTTTTACCATGGACGCAGAAGTCGGGCTGCGCTATCAGTTAACCAGCTGGTCTTCGCTCAACGTCTCTTATGGTCACAGCCTGGTCAGCGGAACGCGGGATACGTTAAACGAGCGTAATTTTACTACCGGCCTGGGGGTTAAATGGTAA
- a CDS encoding type II toxin-antitoxin system YafO family toxin produces MKRPEKLCTPAFAVYQTKTLSGKRKQNDLINQACADLKAAAIAGYLIEFHSWPEQEAFKLSDTVSGFGKIAPFRKPAAALSEPLLHIHVLPVNFVLSKHQHHATSDACIVYTDFIVHNKRIILMIDYGSSHNGNMPEDIVQKYINDFHILRPRLIEDVKRKLEKQKQ; encoded by the coding sequence TTGAAGAGGCCTGAAAAGCTTTGTACTCCTGCCTTTGCAGTTTATCAAACAAAGACGCTAAGCGGCAAACGCAAGCAGAATGATTTGATTAATCAAGCTTGTGCTGATTTAAAAGCTGCCGCTATCGCTGGCTACCTTATTGAATTCCATTCCTGGCCGGAGCAGGAAGCATTCAAGTTATCAGATACTGTTAGTGGCTTCGGTAAAATTGCGCCTTTCAGAAAACCGGCGGCCGCCCTGTCGGAACCTCTTTTGCATATTCATGTCCTGCCAGTAAATTTCGTTTTAAGTAAACATCAGCACCACGCAACTTCCGATGCCTGCATCGTCTATACCGACTTTATTGTGCATAATAAACGTATCATCTTGATGATAGATTATGGCTCAAGCCACAACGGTAATATGCCCGAAGACATTGTTCAGAAATATATTAATGACTTTCATATTTTAAGACCCCGGTTAATTGAAGATGTTAAGCGCAAACTGGAAAAGCAGAAGCAATAA
- a CDS encoding inorganic phosphate transporter: MSHNSAIRQRSAISNHPGIYRKNSRGSVLAFFLLLALGIAFAGVNLFNDVSDAGGASTSYVPYLLLGLALLIALGFEFVNGFHDTANAVATVIYTHSLSPGVAVVWSGFFNFLGVLLSSGAVAFGIISLLPVELILQAGTGTGFAMIYALLFSAIIWNLGTWWLGLPASSSHTLIGSIIGVGVANALIHGRSGTSGVDWDQALKVGYALLFSPVIGFACAAALLLLMKKVIKDRQLYDAPEGNKAPPGWIRGLLILTCTGVSFAHGSNDGQKGMGLIMLILVGTMPMAYALNRSIPAEQSPRVAALASVTQQELLRQSPGIEPPASPASVLTAYVRTGTLVPEVLPALAQLTGGIGEQIRQYGTVDNIPAQSVSNTRNAMYLASETIKHLQSNSQLNLPVQTKQDLQALKSELDNATRYIPWWVKVVVAIALGLGTMVGWRRIVVTVGEKIGKTHLSYAQGASAELVAMATIGAADAFGLPVSTTHVLSSGVAGTMAANRSGLQMTTLRNLAMAWVLTLPASILLSATLYWVFTRF; this comes from the coding sequence ATGAGCCACAACAGTGCGATTCGTCAGAGGTCTGCCATCAGCAACCATCCAGGGATTTACCGTAAAAACAGCCGTGGTTCTGTTTTAGCGTTTTTTTTACTGCTCGCGCTGGGCATTGCTTTTGCTGGCGTGAACTTATTTAACGACGTCAGCGATGCAGGCGGCGCCTCGACCAGCTACGTCCCCTATTTGTTGCTGGGCCTGGCGCTGTTAATCGCGCTGGGCTTTGAATTCGTTAACGGCTTTCACGATACGGCAAACGCCGTAGCAACCGTGATTTACACCCATTCGCTCAGCCCCGGCGTTGCGGTCGTCTGGTCCGGTTTCTTTAATTTTTTGGGCGTGCTGCTTTCCAGCGGCGCCGTTGCCTTTGGCATTATTTCGCTGCTGCCGGTTGAACTGATTTTACAGGCGGGTACCGGTACCGGATTCGCCATGATCTACGCCCTGCTGTTTTCGGCGATTATCTGGAATCTGGGGACCTGGTGGTTGGGCCTGCCCGCCTCCTCTTCCCATACGCTGATTGGATCGATTATCGGCGTGGGCGTGGCCAATGCGCTCATTCACGGCCGTAGCGGCACCAGCGGCGTGGATTGGGATCAGGCGCTGAAGGTTGGCTACGCCCTGCTGTTTTCGCCTGTAATCGGCTTTGCCTGTGCCGCGGCGCTGTTGCTGTTGATGAAAAAAGTGATTAAAGATCGCCAGCTCTATGACGCGCCAGAGGGGAATAAAGCGCCCCCAGGATGGATCCGCGGCCTGCTCATCCTGACCTGTACCGGCGTCTCTTTTGCCCACGGCTCGAACGACGGTCAGAAAGGCATGGGGCTGATTATGCTGATTCTGGTAGGCACCATGCCGATGGCTTATGCCTTGAACCGCTCGATTCCTGCCGAACAAAGTCCACGCGTGGCCGCGCTTGCCAGCGTAACGCAGCAGGAACTTCTGCGCCAGTCGCCCGGTATCGAACCCCCCGCTTCACCCGCCAGTGTTTTAACGGCTTACGTCCGTACCGGCACGCTGGTTCCTGAAGTGCTTCCGGCGCTGGCACAGTTAACCGGTGGGATTGGCGAGCAGATCCGTCAGTACGGCACCGTTGATAATATCCCGGCACAGTCAGTTTCCAACACTCGCAACGCGATGTATCTGGCATCCGAAACCATTAAGCATCTGCAAAGCAACTCGCAGCTGAATTTGCCTGTACAGACGAAACAGGATCTTCAGGCGTTAAAAAGCGAGCTGGATAACGCCACGCGCTATATTCCCTGGTGGGTAAAAGTGGTGGTCGCCATCGCGCTCGGGCTGGGCACCATGGTCGGCTGGCGACGCATCGTCGTTACGGTCGGCGAAAAGATTGGTAAAACGCATCTTAGCTACGCGCAGGGTGCCAGCGCAGAGCTGGTTGCCATGGCAACGATTGGTGCGGCGGATGCCTTTGGGCTGCCGGTTTCCACTACCCATGTGCTCTCTTCCGGCGTGGCGGGTACCATGGCGGCAAACCGCTCTGGACTGCAAATGACCACGTTGCGCAATCTGGCGATGGCCTGGGTGCTAACCCTACCCGCCTCAATTCTCCTATCCGCCACGCTTTACTGGGTGTTTACTCGCTTTTGA
- a CDS encoding L,D-transpeptidase family protein, which translates to MKKSIRALATLALAITAYSHSAFAVVYSLPAANSRVVGENIEITVPQDSKLPLEAFAAQYQMGLSNMLEANPGVDVYLPKAGSKLIVPQQLILPDAPREGIVINSAEMRLYYYPKGTKTVVVLPVGVGELGKDTPINWTTTVQSKKDGPTWTPTKKMHEDSVASGSPLPKIFPAGPDNPMGLYALYIGRLYAIHGTNANFGIGLRVSHGCVRLRADDIKWLFDNVPVGTRVQFIDQPVKASVEPDGSRMVEVHNPLSQTEEQFNSREPVPLTLTPAVNKVTADASVDAAAMENALKARTGMPTKVNGAANGSSAPIPVQENDGAVPKEEPVTPVTPQGANILNPDAPAASAPATDTPTVDGQAPADAPTANGQTPDADAGQKPQAPTASDSTFVAPVQPGPVYDKKAAAPAKAATVTTQS; encoded by the coding sequence ATGAAAAAGAGCATTCGCGCGTTAGCTACTTTAGCCCTGGCCATTACGGCTTACAGCCATTCTGCTTTTGCAGTGGTCTACTCGCTACCGGCGGCTAACAGCCGTGTGGTGGGTGAGAATATTGAAATTACCGTACCGCAGGACAGTAAACTGCCGCTGGAAGCGTTTGCTGCACAGTATCAGATGGGCCTGAGCAATATGCTGGAAGCCAATCCGGGCGTTGACGTTTATCTGCCAAAAGCGGGTTCAAAACTGATTGTTCCACAGCAATTGATTCTGCCGGACGCGCCGCGTGAAGGCATTGTGATTAACAGCGCCGAAATGCGTCTTTATTATTATCCAAAAGGCACCAAAACCGTGGTCGTGCTGCCGGTGGGCGTGGGCGAGCTGGGTAAAGATACGCCGATCAACTGGACCACTACCGTTCAGAGCAAGAAAGATGGCCCAACCTGGACGCCAACCAAGAAAATGCATGAAGATTCCGTCGCCAGCGGTTCGCCGTTGCCGAAAATCTTCCCGGCTGGCCCGGATAACCCGATGGGCCTTTATGCGCTTTATATCGGCCGTCTGTATGCCATTCACGGCACCAACGCCAACTTCGGCATCGGCCTGCGCGTCAGCCATGGCTGCGTTCGCTTACGTGCCGACGACATCAAATGGCTGTTCGACAATGTGCCTGTTGGCACGCGCGTACAGTTTATCGATCAGCCGGTGAAGGCTTCTGTTGAACCCGATGGTTCCCGCATGGTGGAAGTCCACAACCCGCTGTCGCAAACGGAAGAGCAGTTCAACTCACGTGAACCGGTGCCTTTGACCCTGACTCCCGCAGTCAACAAAGTGACCGCAGATGCCAGCGTTGATGCTGCCGCGATGGAAAACGCGTTGAAAGCACGTACCGGGATGCCAACCAAGGTCAATGGCGCCGCTAACGGTTCCAGCGCGCCGATTCCTGTTCAGGAAAACGACGGTGCAGTGCCAAAAGAAGAGCCTGTGACGCCGGTCACGCCACAGGGCGCTAACATCCTGAATCCTGATGCGCCAGCGGCCAGTGCGCCAGCTACGGATACGCCGACGGTAGACGGTCAGGCCCCAGCGGATGCGCCAACAGCAAATGGTCAGACGCCAGATGCGGATGCGGGCCAGAAGCCTCAGGCACCGACCGCCAGCGACAGCACTTTCGTCGCGCCTGTCCAGCCAGGGCCGGTTTATGACAAAAAAGCCGCTGCGCCAGCAAAAGCGGCCACGGTAACGACTCAGTCGTAA
- a CDS encoding YbhQ family protein, with product MKWSNRIQIVTGQTCVHIALHLLLIAALVWGWQHRALLQVSTVLLAMYASVFTVMLMTQRLPRLRRVGDFLEDVTTTYYFGAAMLVLYLLSRVIHNNLLLGCVGVLMLTGPAVVSLLAKEPVRARQRHR from the coding sequence ATGAAATGGTCTAACCGTATCCAGATTGTCACCGGACAAACCTGTGTACATATCGCGCTGCACCTGTTGCTGATTGCCGCACTGGTGTGGGGATGGCAGCATCGGGCGCTGCTACAGGTCAGCACGGTTTTACTGGCGATGTATGCCAGCGTGTTCACCGTAATGCTGATGACTCAGCGCCTGCCTCGTTTGCGCCGCGTTGGCGACTTTCTGGAAGACGTGACTACCACGTACTATTTCGGAGCCGCTATGCTGGTGCTGTACCTGCTCTCACGCGTTATCCATAACAACCTGCTATTAGGATGCGTGGGCGTTCTGATGCTGACCGGACCCGCTGTGGTCTCCTTGCTGGCTAAAGAGCCCGTCCGCGCTCGCCAGCGTCATCGCTAA
- a CDS encoding endonuclease/exonuclease/phosphatase family protein, which translates to MSQKSQGFSIKVLTINTHMGFNAFNKRFILPELRDAVRATTADIVFLQEVMGSHALHSLKVENWPAKPHYEFLADTMWNDFAYGRNAVYPEGHHGNALLSRFPIVEYENRDVSVEGTEKRGLLYCKITIPDKEITLHTVCVHLGLRDAHRTAQLHMLCELLNTLPPDAPVVVAGDFNDWQQKANKILFQGAAMEEVFSRKSGRPARTFPARFPLLRLDRIYVRNAGISHPQTIPLRPWSHLSDHAPLAVEIHL; encoded by the coding sequence ATGTCACAAAAATCACAAGGATTTTCAATAAAAGTCCTGACGATCAATACGCATATGGGTTTTAACGCTTTTAACAAACGCTTTATTTTGCCGGAACTGCGCGACGCGGTAAGAGCTACAACTGCTGATATTGTGTTTTTACAGGAAGTCATGGGCTCTCACGCCCTGCATTCCCTAAAGGTGGAAAACTGGCCGGCAAAACCGCATTACGAGTTTCTTGCCGATACCATGTGGAATGATTTTGCTTATGGCCGCAATGCAGTCTATCCCGAAGGACATCATGGGAATGCGCTGCTTTCCCGCTTTCCTATTGTTGAATATGAGAACCGCGACGTTTCTGTGGAAGGCACAGAAAAACGGGGTCTTCTATACTGTAAGATAACGATCCCCGATAAAGAGATAACGTTACACACGGTCTGCGTGCACCTGGGACTGCGTGATGCACATCGCACCGCGCAATTACATATGCTCTGCGAGCTACTCAATACTCTGCCGCCGGATGCACCGGTAGTGGTGGCGGGCGATTTTAATGACTGGCAGCAGAAAGCGAATAAGATTTTATTCCAGGGAGCCGCGATGGAAGAGGTTTTTAGCCGGAAATCCGGCCGTCCCGCACGTACATTCCCTGCCCGCTTTCCGCTGTTACGACTGGACCGTATATACGTGCGTAATGCAGGGATTAGTCACCCTCAAACGATACCGCTGCGACCCTGGTCGCACCTGTCCGATCACGCGCCTCTGGCTGTGGAGATTCACCTATGA
- a CDS encoding MFS transporter produces MTANPALTSAQLNKRIISVVIFTFFCYLSIGLPLAVLPGYVHNQLGYSSFIAGLIISLQYFATLISRPQAGRYADLLGPKKVVLLGLVLCGASGLFSVLAVTVNGSSLVSLILLAVGRVVLGLGESLTATGSILWGINIVGTTQSARVISWNGVATYLAMAIGAPLGVMLNGAFGIPGFAVLIMLMAIVGFWMATQRPTVVVTVGQRIPFTQVFSRIWLYGLCLGLGTIGFGTIATFITLLFSSRGWNGAAFSLTLFSLGFVMMRLIFSNFISRFGGIRVSLVSFAIECAGLLLIWQGSSSLVVDIGAFLTGSGFSLIFPALGVEAIKQVAPQNQGSALGLYSAFLDFGLGITGPVAGLLIGHWGVDSIYLAAAVVVLFAVAITWRLKRVAGVQAPAG; encoded by the coding sequence ATGACGGCGAATCCTGCATTAACCAGTGCGCAGCTTAACAAGCGCATTATCTCAGTGGTGATTTTCACCTTTTTCTGTTACCTGTCGATTGGTTTGCCGCTGGCGGTACTGCCTGGCTACGTGCATAACCAACTGGGCTACAGCTCTTTTATCGCCGGTCTGATTATCAGCCTGCAATACTTTGCCACCCTGATCAGCCGCCCGCAGGCGGGACGCTATGCCGATCTGCTGGGGCCAAAGAAGGTGGTGCTGCTGGGGTTGGTGTTGTGTGGTGCCAGCGGCCTGTTCAGCGTGCTGGCGGTCACTGTTAATGGGAGTTCACTGGTAAGCCTGATCCTGCTGGCCGTTGGTCGTGTGGTGTTAGGACTGGGGGAAAGCCTGACGGCGACAGGATCCATTCTCTGGGGCATTAATATTGTTGGTACGACGCAGAGCGCCCGGGTGATCTCCTGGAACGGCGTCGCGACTTATCTGGCCATGGCTATCGGTGCGCCGCTGGGCGTGATGCTGAATGGCGCTTTTGGTATTCCCGGGTTTGCCGTGCTGATTATGTTGATGGCGATAGTCGGCTTCTGGATGGCAACCCAGCGGCCAACCGTGGTGGTTACTGTTGGGCAGCGGATTCCCTTTACTCAAGTCTTCTCACGGATCTGGCTGTATGGCCTGTGTCTGGGTTTAGGCACCATTGGATTTGGGACGATCGCGACCTTTATCACGCTGCTCTTTTCCAGTCGTGGCTGGAACGGCGCGGCCTTCTCGCTCACGCTGTTCAGCCTGGGCTTTGTGATGATGCGGCTGATATTCAGTAACTTCATCAGCCGTTTCGGCGGTATTCGCGTGTCGCTGGTCTCGTTTGCAATTGAATGCGCTGGCCTGCTGCTGATCTGGCAAGGTTCCTCTTCGCTTGTCGTTGATATTGGCGCTTTCCTGACCGGCTCTGGCTTCTCGCTGATTTTCCCGGCGCTGGGCGTGGAAGCCATTAAACAGGTTGCACCGCAAAACCAGGGGTCGGCATTAGGGCTCTACTCGGCATTCCTGGATTTCGGTTTAGGAATAACCGGGCCGGTCGCCGGTCTGCTAATTGGGCATTGGGGCGTAGACTCTATCTACCTCGCCGCTGCCGTTGTCGTGCTGTTTGCAGTGGCCATTACCTGGCGATTGAAGAGGGTAGCTGGCGTGCAGGCGCCGGCTGGTTGA
- the rhlE gene encoding ATP-dependent RNA helicase RhlE codes for MSFDSLGLNADILRAVTEQGYNEPTPIQRQAIPVVLSGRDLMASAQTGTGKTAGFTLPLLQLLSSANPHPKGRRPVRALILTPTRELAAQVGENVHDYSKYLDLRSLVVFGGVSINPQMMKLRGGVDVLVATPGRLLDLEHQNALDLSKVEILVLDEADRMLDMGFIHDIRRVLSKLPAKRQNLLFSATFSDEIKGLAEKLLHNPEQVEVARRNTASEQITQHVHFVDKKRKRELLSFLIGRDNWQQVLVFTRTKHGANHLAEQLNKDGITSAAIHGNKSQGARTRALSDFKDGNIRVLVATDIAARGIDISELPHVVNYELPNVPEDYVHRIGRTGRAAATGEALSLVCVDEHKLLRDIERVLKREIPRIAIEGYEPDPSIKAEPIQNGRQQRGGGAGGGAGRGRGGERGQGARGNGGGERSQSRGNGNGERSQSAGERSQSNGQRRQGAGAGAARTEGSSNGAPRNKTRQRRSNPA; via the coding sequence ATGTCATTTGATTCTCTCGGCCTTAATGCCGATATTTTGCGTGCAGTCACCGAACAGGGTTATAACGAGCCGACGCCAATTCAGCGCCAGGCTATTCCGGTCGTGCTGTCAGGTCGTGACCTGATGGCCAGCGCGCAAACCGGTACGGGCAAAACGGCCGGCTTTACCCTGCCATTGTTGCAGCTGTTAAGCAGCGCTAACCCGCATCCAAAAGGTCGTCGCCCGGTTCGTGCGCTGATCTTAACCCCCACCCGTGAGCTGGCAGCTCAGGTCGGGGAAAACGTTCATGACTACAGCAAATACCTCGACCTGCGTTCGCTGGTGGTATTTGGTGGCGTCAGCATCAACCCGCAAATGATGAAACTGCGTGGCGGCGTCGATGTGCTGGTTGCCACACCGGGTCGTCTGCTCGATCTGGAGCATCAGAACGCGCTGGATCTTTCTAAAGTAGAAATTTTGGTGCTGGATGAAGCGGACCGCATGCTGGATATGGGCTTTATCCATGACATCCGCCGCGTGCTGTCTAAACTTCCTGCGAAACGTCAGAACCTGCTGTTCTCCGCGACCTTCTCTGATGAGATCAAAGGTCTGGCAGAAAAGCTGCTGCACAATCCTGAGCAGGTTGAAGTGGCGCGTCGCAACACCGCTTCCGAGCAGATCACCCAGCACGTGCATTTCGTTGATAAGAAACGCAAGCGGGAACTGCTTTCGTTCCTGATTGGCCGTGATAACTGGCAGCAGGTTCTGGTGTTCACCCGCACCAAGCATGGCGCTAACCATCTTGCCGAGCAGCTGAACAAGGACGGCATTACGTCTGCCGCCATCCACGGCAATAAAAGTCAGGGCGCTCGTACTCGCGCGCTGAGCGATTTTAAAGACGGTAATATTCGTGTGCTGGTCGCGACCGACATTGCTGCGCGTGGTATCGACATCTCCGAACTGCCGCACGTGGTGAACTACGAGCTGCCAAACGTGCCGGAAGACTATGTACACCGTATTGGTCGTACCGGTCGTGCAGCAGCAACGGGCGAAGCGTTGTCACTGGTCTGCGTGGACGAACACAAACTGCTGCGTGACATTGAGCGCGTGCTGAAGCGTGAGATCCCACGTATCGCTATTGAAGGCTATGAGCCGGACCCTTCCATCAAGGCTGAGCCGATCCAGAATGGTCGTCAGCAGCGTGGTGGCGGTGCTGGCGGTGGCGCAGGCCGTGGTCGCGGTGGTGAACGTGGGCAGGGCGCGCGTGGTAACGGTGGCGGTGAACGCAGCCAAAGCCGTGGCAATGGTAACGGCGAACGCAGCCAGTCTGCGGGCGAACGTAGCCAGAGCAATGGCCAGCGCCGTCAGGGCGCAGGTGCCGGCGCGGCGCGTACCGAAGGCAGCAGCAACGGTGCGCCACGCAACAAGACCCGTCAGCGCCGTTCTAATCCGGCCTGA